The Chitinophaga pinensis DSM 2588 region TACGTCAAAAATACGAAGAAATGAACCCTTTCCGGCGCACCGGCAGACACCCGGATACTAGTTATTCCGGGCATTCATTCGTAATTTTAACCATTATGCAGATTTACGATCTATTAATAGTAGGGGCTGGTCCGATTGGCATCGCTTGCGGACTGGCGGCACAAAAGGCAGGATTGAGTTATGTTATTGCGGAAAAAGGATGTCTGACCAATTCCCTGTATAATTATCCTCTGTACATGACCTTCTTTTCCACCTCGGAAAAGCTGGAAATCGGCGGTATTCCCTTCGTCTCCATCAGCGCAAAACCTATCCGTCCGGAAGCATTGGAATACTACAGACGCGTCACCATCTCCAATCAGCTGAATGTGCGTTTATTTGAGCCTGTAGACGGTATAACACGCGAAGGGGAACTTTATCATATCAACACCGATAAGGCCTCCTATGTGGCTAAAAACGTCATTATAGCCACCGGCTTTTATGATATTCCCAATATGCTGCACGTACCGGGTGAACACCTCGCAAAAGTGAATCACTATTACAAAGACCCACACTTCTACGCCGCCCAGAAAGTAGTGGTGATCGGTGCAAATAATTCCTCTGTGGACGCCGCCCTGGAAACCTGGCGGAAGGGTGCAGACGTAACAATGGTGATAAGAGAAGACGGAATCGGCAAACGCGTGAAATACTGGGTAAAACCGGATATTGAAAACCGTATCACAGAAGGTAGTATCAAAGCATATTATCACTCCAATATCAAAGCGATCAGGGAAAATGAAGTAGATATCCAGACGCCGGATGGTCTGATCACAATAGAAAATGATTTCGTGCTGGCCCTGACCGGGTACCAGCCTAACTTTAATTTCCTGGAGAAAGTAGGGATCACCTTATCCCGCGATGCAAAAAAGCATCCTACTTATAACCCCGATACCATGGAAACGAATCTGCCCGGTGTTTATCTGGCAGGCGTGGTATGCGGCGGTATGGATACGCATGTCTGGTTCATCGAAAACTCCAGGGACCATGCAGATAAGATTATTGGACATATAACGGGTAAGCTCCCTTAGGCGCTTACCTGTTATAATTAGGAATTAAGAATTAAGAATTAAGAATTAAATGCAGCGGAGGAGGGTGTTAAATGATATTCACCTCTCTTTCGAGTGCAACGCCAAACTTTTCCTCAACACTGTCCAGCACTTGCTGTGACAAATGATAGATCTCATTGCCGGTCGCATCGCCATAGTTTACCAGTACCAATGCCTGACGGGCATGTACGCCTGCATCTCCCTCTCTGAAGCCCTTCCATCCACACTGCTCTATCAGCCAGCCTGCTGCCAGTTTAAATTCACCGCCTGCTACCGGATACGCTACGATATGCGGGAATGCTGCTTTCAAAGCCTCATGCTTTTCAGCAGGTACGGTCGGATTCTTAAAGAAGCTGCCCGCATTACCGATCTTCGCAGGATCTGGTAATTTGGAACTGCGGATATTGATCACCGCCTGGCTGATTGCCTGTATCGTCAGGTCCTGTACGCCCATATGCTTCAGTTCCTCTTCTATAGCGCCATAGCTGGTATTTAATTTCGGATGTTTGGATAAACGATAAGTCACAGAAAGGATACCAAACTGCCCTTTATACTGACGCTTGAATACACTCTCCCGATAGCCGAAATGACAATCCTGGTTGTTGAATTTTACGATGGTATGGTCCTGCAGATGATAGGCTTCCAGTTCATGAAAACAATCTTTTATTTCCACCCCGTAAGCCCCGATATTCTGCATTGGACTGGCGCCTACATTACCAGGAATCAGTGACAGATTCTCCAGTCCTGCGCGGTTGTTTTTTATACAATCCATCACAAAGCTATGCCAGGTCTCACCGGCGCCGGCTTTCACATATACATAATCGTCATCTTCCCCTACTACACTAATGCCTTTGATCTCATTTTTCAGGATGATGCCGTCAAAATTCTTTGTGAACAATACATTACTGCCGCCACCCAGTATCATATGCTCCAATCCCTGCTGTGGTGGCGTTTTGAGTAGTTGTTCCAGTTCAGCAGCGTTGGAAAAAGACGCGAAAAAACGTGCCTGGGCAGCAATGCCAAACGTATTATAAGGCCGGAGCAAAACATTTTCGGATATGCGCATATGATCGTACAATTTAGGGTAAGGCTGCTATGCAGCGTTTATCAGGCGACAAATATAGTAAAACGAGTGTCTCAGACACAATCCACATCCGGTACGATGAAAACCGAACGGAACTGCTTTTCTGCCAGCAGTCTGATAAAATGTTCCTGCACCATTCGTTTGGTATCAGCGATCACCTTGGAGTCGCGGGGCAGTTTAATCAGCATTTCCTGCAGATAGTTATTGCGCACACGTCCTACCAATGGTATAGCAGGCCCCACCAGTCTTGCGCCGATATGCGGTCTTAACCAGTTGCCCAGTACCTGTGCCGCCTGTTCGACCGTTTGCTGGTTTTTATGCTTGAGGGTTATTTTCAATAATCGGGTAAAAGGCGGATAACTGAAGTTTTCTCTTTCCGCTATTTCTGCCACATACATGGCCTTGTAATCATGTGTAGTGACATAACTCAATACCGGATGACGGGTATTACTGGCTTGTATAATCACCTTTCCTTTACCATGTTTCCTGCCCGCACGGCCACTCACCTGTTCCATCAGCTGGAAGGCCCGTTCATTCACACGGAAATCAGGAAAACTCAACAAACTATCTGCACTCAGGATACCTACCAGGTTCACATTGTCAAAGTCCAGTCCTTTCACCACCATCTGCGTCCCTACCAGGATATCGATATCCCGTTGTTCCAGCAGCTGAATCATTTTATTATGACTGTCCTTATTACGCACGGCGTCCATATCCATACGGGCGATACGCGCTTTAGGGAACAGCTGTTGCAGATCATCTTCGATCTTTTCTGTACCAAAGCTTTTCGGATTGAGCGTCTGACTACCACAGGCCGCACAGGTCTGTGGATAAGGATAACGCGTACCGCAATAGTGACAATGCAGTTTATCCTGGTTCTTATGATAAGTCAGTGATACATCACAGTTCTTACAACTGGGGATCCATCCGCAGGTAGCACACATCAGGAAAGGTGCATAACCGCGTCTGTTCTGAAAGAGAATCACCTGGTTGCCTGCTGCCACACTGTTATTAATAGCGGCATTCAGTTGCGGCGTGAAGTTTTCCTGCATACTCTTTTCTGCACGTTCTTTCTTCACGTCAACAATGGCAATTTCCGGCATTTCCAGTCCGCCGAAACGTTCCGACAGTTCCACCAGCCCATATTTCCCCTGTTGGGCATTAAAATACGATTCCAGTGAAGGGGTGGCAGAACCTAACAGTACCTTCGCGCGAAACAGACCGGCATAGTAAATAGCGGCATCTCTTGCGTGGTAGCGGGGAGCAGGATCCTGTTGCTTATAGGAAGGG contains the following coding sequences:
- the priA gene encoding primosomal protein N'; translated protein: MKFADVILPLALPKNYTYAVPPHMEESLKAGSRVAVQLGKQKKYAGIVKAIHEQAPADYRTKPLLDMLDKDPVVYPTQLSFWQWLASYYMCTEGEVLNAALPAHLKLSSETLLLFNDAYGDDFSNLDDDEYLVAEALNIRKELRIDEVQLILDKADVYSTIKKLIEKNVLLVYEELKEVYKEKKENYVQLHTQYEDEELLAPLFNELAKAPKQMELLLAYLHLIKTQGSVLQSELLKKSGATTAQLKGLVDKNILWIEKRVVDRVPGGGKVEAQIDFKLSPAQEKALAEVRNSFAAKPVTLLHGVTSSGKTQLYVKLIEEYVAMGKQVLYLLPEIALTAQIVRRLQKHFGNKIGIYHSRFNNNERVEIWNKVKNGDLKILLGARSSLLLPFQDLGLIILDEEHDPSYKQQDPAPRYHARDAAIYYAGLFRAKVLLGSATPSLESYFNAQQGKYGLVELSERFGGLEMPEIAIVDVKKERAEKSMQENFTPQLNAAINNSVAAGNQVILFQNRRGYAPFLMCATCGWIPSCKNCDVSLTYHKNQDKLHCHYCGTRYPYPQTCAACGSQTLNPKSFGTEKIEDDLQQLFPKARIARMDMDAVRNKDSHNKMIQLLEQRDIDILVGTQMVVKGLDFDNVNLVGILSADSLLSFPDFRVNERAFQLMEQVSGRAGRKHGKGKVIIQASNTRHPVLSYVTTHDYKAMYVAEIAERENFSYPPFTRLLKITLKHKNQQTVEQAAQVLGNWLRPHIGARLVGPAIPLVGRVRNNYLQEMLIKLPRDSKVIADTKRMVQEHFIRLLAEKQFRSVFIVPDVDCV
- a CDS encoding YpdA family putative bacillithiol disulfide reductase; translated protein: MQIYDLLIVGAGPIGIACGLAAQKAGLSYVIAEKGCLTNSLYNYPLYMTFFSTSEKLEIGGIPFVSISAKPIRPEALEYYRRVTISNQLNVRLFEPVDGITREGELYHINTDKASYVAKNVIIATGFYDIPNMLHVPGEHLAKVNHYYKDPHFYAAQKVVVIGANNSSVDAALETWRKGADVTMVIREDGIGKRVKYWVKPDIENRITEGSIKAYYHSNIKAIRENEVDIQTPDGLITIENDFVLALTGYQPNFNFLEKVGITLSRDAKKHPTYNPDTMETNLPGVYLAGVVCGGMDTHVWFIENSRDHADKIIGHITGKLP
- the murB gene encoding UDP-N-acetylmuramate dehydrogenase; translation: MRISENVLLRPYNTFGIAAQARFFASFSNAAELEQLLKTPPQQGLEHMILGGGSNVLFTKNFDGIILKNEIKGISVVGEDDDYVYVKAGAGETWHSFVMDCIKNNRAGLENLSLIPGNVGASPMQNIGAYGVEIKDCFHELEAYHLQDHTIVKFNNQDCHFGYRESVFKRQYKGQFGILSVTYRLSKHPKLNTSYGAIEEELKHMGVQDLTIQAISQAVINIRSSKLPDPAKIGNAGSFFKNPTVPAEKHEALKAAFPHIVAYPVAGGEFKLAAGWLIEQCGWKGFREGDAGVHARQALVLVNYGDATGNEIYHLSQQVLDSVEEKFGVALEREVNII